Proteins found in one Oncorhynchus keta strain PuntledgeMale-10-30-2019 chromosome 2, Oket_V2, whole genome shotgun sequence genomic segment:
- the LOC127910964 gene encoding progonadoliberin-3, with protein sequence MDLSSKTVVQVVMLALIAQVTFSQHWSYGWLPGGKRSVGELEATIRMMDTGGVMALPEETDAHIPERLRPYDVMSKKRMPHK encoded by the exons ATGGATCTTAGCAGCAAAACGGTTGTGCAGGTGGTGATGTTGGCGTTGATAGCTCAGGTCACTTTCTCTCAGCATTGGTCGTATGGGTGGCTACCTGGAGGAAAGAGAAGTGTTGGGGAGCTGGAGGCCACCATCAGG ATGATGGACACAGGTGGTGTAATGGCTCTTCCTGAGGAGACAGACGCCCATATCCCAGAGAGACTGAGACCATATGATGTA ATGTCGAAGAAACGGATGCCACATAAATAA